A segment of the Limisphaera ngatamarikiensis genome:
GGACTACTGACGCACGCCTGCGCTCTCACCGCAAGAGACGCCGCCCCCGCAACCGGTCCAGCCCCGGCCGGGGCTGTCGTTGCAGCCGACCCGAGCCGAACGGACAAGTTTTCCACACCGGCTGGAGGCGCTGACAGTCGGCCGGCAACAACGCCGGGCTGATCCGGCACAACACCCCCCGCACGGCCACGCCACTCCCCAAGCCGACCCGCGAGTGGTGCTCATGCAGGCCAACCATCAGACCCTGCCAGTCGCCCGCCCTCTCGGCGGTGCTGCGGAACTGCTGGTGATCGGCGAAACTCTCCACTGCCACGATGCAATGGCCCCACCAGTTCAGCCAACCGGCTGAAAGCCGGATGGTCCGGAGGGCCAGGGCGCAGCTGGCCAGATCGAGCAGTGACAGCGTTGGCGGCATGTTGGAAAATCAGCACGAGCAGGGGAATGCGCCCGGTCTCCTTCTGCCCCGCCCTCCGCACCCGCTGAAAAAAGCATGCCCTCTCGAATTAGCGCTGAGCAGGCGCCCGTGGGGCGGTCACCGGCCCGGGGGGTGCCGGGTCGAGCCGCAGGGGTGTGCAGGGATCGGCGTCCGATGCGGCTCACAGGTTGAGTGGCGTCAGAGAGTTGCACAAGGATTCCTGATGGATAGACTCGGTCGGATCTCGGACTCTAAACCACAAAGTGGCGGATAACCATGAAAGCGAAAGCCCGATCCTCCACGGTTTGTGCAGTTTTGCTCCTGGTTCAGTCGCCTGCGTACCTGGCGGTTCGTGCCCAGGAACCGGCCGTGGTGCCGTTGCCCAAGCCGCAGATGCAGGGTGGCAAGCCCGTTCTGGACGCGTTGCGTGAGCGGCGGTCGTCCCGGAGTTTTCGGCCGGACAAGCTTCCGCCGGAGTTGCTGGGGACACTGCTGTGGGCGGCGTTCGGGGTCAACCGACCGGCGGACGGGCACCGGACGGCGCCGTCGGCCATGAACCGCCAAGAGATTGACGTTTACGTCTGTACGGCTGATGGGGTCTACCTCTACGACGCGCCGGGGCACGCGTTGCGGGTGATCCGACGGGAAGACATGCGCGCGGCCACGGGTCGGCAGGATTTCGTGCGGGTGGCGCCGCTCAATCTCGTGCTGGTGGCTGATTACGGTCGGATGACGCGGGTGCCGGACGACAAAAAGCCGGTCTGGTCGGCCGTGAGCGCGGGGGCCATTGTGCAGAACGTGTATTTGTTATGTGCCTCGGAAGGGCTCGCCACGGTGGTGCGCGGAACGTTTGACGAGGCGGAACTGGCGCGGGCCCTACAATTGCGTCCGGAGCAGAAGGTGGTGGTGGCCCAGACGGTGGGTTGGCCGGCCGCGACTTCGGAGACGGCGCCGGCAATGCCCCGGCAGTGAGTCTGGCGGACCCTTGGCGAAGCCGGTCCGCACACCGGATTTGCAGGCCAGCCGTGCGTTGCGCAGTTTGCACACGGGCAAAACCCGGCTAGGCTCGGATCATGAGATTTGCGTCGCGGGCGGAGGCGGGTCGGCTGTTGGCGAGGCATCTGGCCGGGGCCGGGGTGAGCGCGGATGTGGTTGCAAGCCTGCCGCGGGGCGGCGTGGTGGTGGCAGCGCCCGTGGCACGGCTTCTGGATGCGCCTTTAACTGCGTGGGCGGTGCGCAAGATCGGACACCCCTTGAACCCCGAGTTTGCGGTGGGCGCCCTGGCCGAGCCGGATGTGCTGTGGTTGGACGAACGTTGGGTCCGGCACGATCCCGACCTGCATCGGGAGCTGCGGCGCATTGTGGCGAAGGAGCAGGAGACGATGGTGGCGCTGGCCGGGTTTCTGCATCCCCAGGGATTGCCGCCGCTCCGGCACCGCCGGGTTCTGCTGGTGGACGACGGACTGGCCACCGGTGCCACGGCTTGTGCGGCGGCCCTGGCGGTGCGCAAACAGGATGCCGAAGCGGTGGTGGTGGCCGCACCCGTGGCCTCGCCGGAAGCGGTGGAGCGGCTTCGTCAGGTGGCGGACGATGTGCATGTGCTGTGGTGTGATCCGGACTTTGCGGCCGTGGGGCATTACTATGAGTCGTTTGAGCCCCCGGACGCGGAGGAGCTGAGACGGCTGTTACAGCCGGACGACAAGGGCTGAACCGGTAGCATGCCCGAGTTGCCCGAGGTGGAGGTTTTGGTGCGCCACCTGCGCGCGCGGGTGGAGGGCCGTCGGATTTGCGAGGCCCGGGTTCTGCGGCCGGCCCTGCTGGAATCGGCAACGGTGGAGGAAGCCCTCGCGCGTTGGGTGGGGCGCCGCATCGAAGCGGTGCGCCGCCGGGGCAAGTACATTTGGCTGGGTTTGGCCGTGGCGGGATGCGATTGGGTGGAAGGTTTCTGGCTGCACCTGGGGATGACGGGCCGGCTCTGGTTGCAACCGCAGGAGGCGCCATTGCCCCTGCACACGCGCGCCTTTTGGGACCTGGAGGATGGGCGGTTGGTTTTCAGCGACCCACGGGCGCTGGGCCGGTGCGGTTTTGGGAGCGAGGCGTTGCAGCGGCTGGGGCCGGAACCATTGGATCGGTCTTTCACGGCGGTCCGGTTGCATCGTCAACTGGGACGCTCCCGCCAAAGCCTCAAGGTGCGGCTGATGGACCAGACCGTGGTGGCGGGTTTGGGCAACATTTACGTCTGCGAGAGTCTGTGGGAGGCCGGGTTGTCGCCGTTCCGGTCCGCCGAAACGCTGGGCCGGGCCGAGTGCGTGCGATTGGCGGCGGCCATTCGGCGTGTACTGCGGCGGGCCATCCGGTTCGGATCCGGCCTTGAGCTGGATTGGGCCGGGACGGGGCGGGACCGGCTTTTTTACTTTGGCCGTGCGTCCGGGGGCGAAGGGCGAAGGCCGGAGCGGTTTGCGGTGTATGAAAGGGAGGGCCGGCCCTGTCGCAGATGCGGCGCATCCGTCCGGCGTGTGCGGCAGGCGGGTCGCAGCACGTACTATTGTCCGGTTTGTCAGGTCTGAGCGGGGGTGGAAGCCGGTGAAGCCGCTGCGCTCCCACCGCCCGCACCGGCAGGCGAGGTGTCAGGTTCGGTGGCGGTTTCGGCCGAATCCGACTTTCTGGCCAGCCCGAGCAACTCGGCCCGACGCTGGATGAACTGGGCCAGCACGCTCACGGCGATTTCGTTCACGCCGATGGCGTGGATGGGCAGGCCGACCGGGCAGACCAGCCGATCCAACTGCTCCGGCGTGGCGAGTTTCTGGCGAAGAAACTGTTCGCGGATCAACCGGGCTTTGCGACGGCTACCGATCATGCCGAGGAACGCGAAGGGTCGGTGGATCCATTCGGACAGGACCAGTGCGTCGTGTTGATGTCCGCGCGTCACGATGAGTCCGAACGTGGGCACCCGCGGGAACGACTCCTGCAACAGTTCGTGCCACGGGCCCACCCGCAGGCAGGTCGCCTCCGGAAAGAGCCGGTGATTGGCCAGGCCCGGCCGATCGTCGAACACGGTCACGTGAAAGTCCAGTTGAAGGGCCAGGGGTGCCACGGCCTGGGCCACATGTCCGGAGCCGGCGATCCAGAGGGCCAATGGCGGGTGGACCGTTTCCTGGTAGAGCCATGCGCCGCCGGTGTCCTCAACGCGCGCGATGGTGAAGTCGTCGCGCACCCCCCAGCGGACCGGTTCGGTTACGCGGGCCAGCAGGGTCCAGAGGTCACCGTGTTGATGGGCTCCGGGCAGAATCAATCCATAGACCCGGCCGCCGCAGATCAGGCCGTCATCCCAGCCGAAGTCGTGGTCGAGGAGCAGGTCGAACGTATCGGGCTTTCCCGAGCGCAACGCACGGAGGGCGCGGGCCTGAACCTCGGCTTCCAAGCAGCCTCCGCCCAGGGTGCCCACGATCCCGCCGTCCGGAAGGAACAGGGCCTTGGCGCCGGTACGTTGGGGGCTGGAACCTTTGACCCTGGCGATCAGGCCCAGGGCAAACGGTTGGCCCGCTGCCGAGAGCCGGGCCATTTCCTCATAAATGCGTCGGGTCATGGTGCCGGGAGCGGGTGGACGTCGGACTTCGTTCGAACTCAGAACAAGGTGTTGACCAGGAGGCTCATGACACTGAGCGGACCCTGGTCTTCCAGGGCTTCGGTGGCCTTGTCGAGTTTCTGCAGGGTGAGCCGGGCGTTCTTGTACAGGGCATCGTCATTGACCAGTTTGCCGACCGACCCCTCGCCGCGGTTGATTTTTTGGAGGATTTCCCGGAGCTGGGTTACGGCGTTGGTGGATTCCTGGTAAAGGGCGGGGTCGGTGAGCAACCGGCCCAGGGTGCCCTGTCCGGCGCGTGCGTCGGCCAGCAGGCCCCGGGCATCCGCCACGGCCTGTTGCACGCTGTCGAGCGTGTGGTCGAGGTTCGACACCGTGTTCAGGGCCGCTGCGTGGAGGGCATCGCTGTAGATCAACCGGCCGATGGTGCCCTCGCCCGAGCGGATCTGGGTGGTCACGTCGCGGAGGTTGGTGAGGGTCTGGCTCAACGCACCGCTGTTTTGCCGCACGAAATCGGTCAGGGGCCCCAGCAGATTGTCGATTTTATCGCCGGTGAAGCTGCGGGTGAGGTTTTCCACGCCCGAGGCCACGGAATCCAGGCGCGCCATCAACGCGGCGAAATCGGGTTGTTCAGCCGACTTCAGCACGGTGTCGTTCACCGCCCGCGGGGCCTCGGGTCGCCCGAAATCGAGGGACACGTAGTTCTGGCCCATCAGGCCGGTGAACTTGATGGTGGCGACACATTCGGTGTTCACGGGGTGATCGGGTCGGAGTTTCATGGTGACGCGGACGCGGTCGCCTTCGAGCCGGATGTCCTCGACCCGTCCGATGTCCACGCCGGCCATCTTGACGCGGTCCCCCACCTTCAGCTCCAGCACGTTGCGAAACAGCGCGTGGACGCGCGGTCCCTGGCGGAACCGTTCCCATCCGCCGGCCATTTCCATCACCAGCACACCGGCCACCAGGGCCACGGCCACAAACATGCCCAACCGGGTCTCCAACGAATCTTTCATGTGCGCACCTCCTGGGAAGCTTGCAGCGTTGCCGCCTGAAGAAACCGTTGCAGGACCGGATCCGGATGGTGGGCCAGCCGATCCGGCCGGTCCACCGCCACCAACCGGCCCTCATTCAAAAAACCAATCCGGTCGCCCACCGCAAAGGCCAGGTCACGATCATGGGTCACCACGATCGAGGTGACCCCGATGCGATCCCGCAGGCTCAGGATTTCCTCGGCGATCACGCGGGCGGACAGCGGGTCCAGTTCGCTTGTGGGTTCATCGTAGAGAATCAGCTGCGGTTCCATGACCAGCGCGCGGGCGATGGCCACCCGTTTGCGCATGCCGCCGGAGAGCTGGCCGGGCAGTTTGTCCTCCGTGCCGCTCAATCCCACCAGCGCCAGCTTTTCCGCCACGATCCGCCGGATCTCCTCCGGCGGTCGCAGCCGATGTTCGCTCAGATACAGACCCACGTTCTCCGCCACGGTCAGGGAATTCAGCAGGGCACCCGATTGAAACACCATGGCCACCCGGTAACGGTCCAGCACGCCGGGCCCGCGCACCGGTTCGCCCTGGATCCGGATCTCGCCCGCGTCGGGTTCCTCCAGCCCGATGATGTGCCGCAACAGCACGCTTTTGCCGCTACCGCTGGGGCCCATCAGCACAAACACCTCGCCCGGAGCCACCGAAAAGCCGATCCCGCGCAGGACCTCTTCGGTGCCGAAACGTTTCCGCAGGTCGCGCACCTCCACCGCCACGCCGTCCGACTGCGCATGCGAGGTCGTGTTCATGAGAGCAAGAGCCGGGTCAGGATGTAATCGCACACCACGATCAACACAATGGAGTTCACCACCGCCTTGGTCACCGAGCGGCCGATGCCGCGCGGGCCGCCCCGGGTTGTGAGCCCCTGGTGACAGCAGATGACGCCCACGATCAGGGCAAACACGAAGCTTTTGAACAAACCGTTGAGCACATCCTCCAACGCCACCACGTCCCGCAGATTCTCGAAAAACGCCTGAAAACCGATGGCAATCCGGTCGTTGTAGGCCGCCACCAGGGCGCCACCGAACCAGCCGACCATGATCGCCACCATCACCAACAACGGCAGGGCCACCGCCAGCGCCACCAACCGCGGCAGAACCAGAAAATGCACCGGATCGATCCGCATCGTCCGCAGCGCGTCGATCTCCTGGTAGACCTGCATGGAGCCGATTTCCGCGGCCATGGCCGACCCGTTCCGTCCGGCAATCAGAATCGCCATCATCACGGGCGCCAGTTCCTTGCAAATGGACACCCCCACGATCCCGCCCACGGCTGCAGCCAGTCCGCGGTCCACCAACACCGGGCCGGTTTGCAACGCCACCACCGCCCCGATGAAAAACGACAGCATGCAAACCATCAGCAGGCTGGCGTTGCCGATCTCGTAAAACTGCTCGAACACCTTGCGGCGATGCCGCCACACCAGCGGCAACGCCCGCAGGGTCCGCCCGAACAACAACACCATTTCGCCCAGGTTCCGAAACATGGCAAATCCTCAGCCTCCGGCTCCCCCACCCGGCCGGGCGCCCGGGCCGGGCTGCGATTTTCCCGGCGCGGAAACGCTCTGGGTGCCGGACTGGCCGGTCCCGGACCGCCCGCCCACCGGCAACCCAAACACCCGCCAGCGCAACCCGGCCGCATCCGATTCATACCGGACCGCTCCGAACAACAGCGAGCCTTTTCGCCCCGCGGGCGTCCGATCCCATCGCCAGAGATTCCACAGCAATGATCCGGCGGCGCGGCCGGTTACCGGATCTTGTTCCATGCGCCAAACCGACCACAGCGGGCTGTAGTTCCGCTCCACACCCGGATTGCCCGGCAGCACCGGCTCCAACAGTGCCACCACCTGCAGTCGGCTCCGGCCCTGTTCATCCTCGCGATACACGGCCAGTGGCCACAACGCGCGCCGCAGCCGCCGCCCCTCCACCAGCCGTTCCTCCACGTCCCGATACACAAACAGACCCACGCGACGCTCGGTACGGTCCACGGATTCCGTGGTGCTGTGCCGTTCCTGCCACAGCGGCCACAAAATGAATTGGCGCGTCTGACGGGGGGCGGTGGAGACGCCGTACAGGGGCCAGAACCGGTGCGTGGATCGTCCGGGACCTTCGCCCCAAACCACAAACGGCCAGGGTGCACCCACCTCGTGATAACCGCTGACGGCGTTGGTGCTGAAGGTCACGCCCAGAGGCCAGCCCCAAGACCGGCTCTGCTGCCGGGCCGATACCGTTTCGGCATAGAACGGTAGCACGGCCCTCTGGTGAACCGGCTCTTCGGTGCCGAGCCCCGTGTGGGCGTCGAGATAAACCGGCCACAGCACGAAGCGTTTCCGGTGCCCCGGCACGGATTCGGTTTCGTCCCATGCGTTGGTGCGCGTGGTGGGCACTTTTTCCTCCCGGCCGTAAAACGGCCAGAATTGCCATCCCTCAAGACCCGGACCGCGTCGGGTGTGGAACAGGGGGTACAACCAGTTCTCCGTGATCACCTCCCGCTTGCGTGTGCGGCTCCACAGCGGGAACAGCACCACATCGATCTCGTCCCGGAACAGCCGGTTCTCCAAATGTCCGTACAAGGGCAGGATGGCGAAGGAACGGCGCGCGGGGTCTTCGGATCGCTGCCAGAACAGCAGGGGAAACAGCGTGAACCGCTCCGTGGTGCGGTCGGACTGGTCCTGCCCGCGGCTCCATGACAACACCTGGAGCAGTTGCCAGCGGGCTTCCGGCCCTGTCCGGTCGTATGTGCACAGCGGATAAAGCACGTCCACCGAGGAGCGCTCCAGCCCGTTCCATTGCTGCACGGAAACCAACGGATGCAGGGCCCGGGTCACGGTCTCATCGTCCTGTTGCCAGCTCAAGAACGGCCCCAGGGCTTCGGTGCGCCTGCCCTCGCGCAAGGTCAGTTGAAAGTCGTGGAACAACGGGCCGGCCTCGAATGCCGTCACCTGCATGGCCGAGGCAAGCAGTCCCGTGATCATGCATCGTCGCAACCGTTGAGGCCAACCCGTACGCACGTTGCGCGCTCCATTAGCCCACCCACCCTGCACCGTCAAGCCGACCGCCGGGATCGATACAGGTTCCCGGTGGCCGGTGCGTGCCCGGCCCGGCCAACCCGCGGCCAACCGGGGGCCGGCCGCAGCCGGGGGCGGTCCGCAAATCCCACACGGCTCCGGCACCGGGCGGTTCCGCGGAACCCGTGCATGGGCCGTCCCGGGTCCTGCCGGGGGCTCAACCCCTCCGCAGGGTGCCGCGGGTGACACCCAGTTGGTGCACCAGACGCAACTCGCGCCACAACGTTTCACCGTCGATCTCGCCTCGCAACAGTGCGGCGTAGCGCGAGAGGGTCCGGACCACCTCGTCACCCGGTTCCTCCACAAACTCGATGCGAAAATGTCGCACGCCGGCCCGTATCAGTCGCCCGGCGTATTCGGCTCCGGTCTGGGCCCGGGCGTTGAAGACCGTGTTGCGGCATCCGGCGTCGGCTTTCACCGGATGCAGCGCACCCACCCGATCCCGCAACTGCACGCGGTGTTTCTCGCAGGGGCGGCCGCAGTCCCGGTAGTCATGTCCCTGCGACAAAAACGCGCAGAACACGCAGTGCTCCATGTGAAACATGGGCATGTGCTGGTGGAGGGTGACCTCCACGCGACCCGGCGGGAGGGCCCGCACCAGGGCCTCCAACTGGTCGGCGTCCAGGTCGTAACTGGCGGTGACCCGTTCCACGCCGAACCGCTCCAGGAAAAAGGCCGCTGCCAGATGATTCGCCACGTTCAGAGTGGCGTCGCCCACACAGCGCTGCCCGTGGAAGTGGTACAACTGGTCCGCGTTCCGGACCAGGAAACCGTCCGCACGGCTCGCCGCCAACTGCCTCAGGATCCATTCCTCGCCCGGCTTGCAAATGCGCGGGCCGGCCACCCAAATCGTCGCCGGCCGGCTGCGCCCCGCATTGATTCGGCGCACCCGTTCCACCGCGGCGGGGTACTGCTTCGGGTTCTCAAAGTCGCAATAGATCGTTTCCGCGCCCCAGTTCAGGGCCGCGTCCAACTGCTCCATGGACCGGACCAGCACAGTCAACGCGGGCCCGGCCGGCACACCGGGGGCTGGAGCGGGCCCGTCGGCGGAGACCTCATCGCGGGTGCGCGGACCCGTCACCGGTTCGGCCCGCACGGTCCAACGCGGAGGTTCCTTCCGGAGCCTTTCCAATTGGGCCACGGCTTCGCGCCGCAACCGGTTCAGCTCTCGAAAGGGCAGCAGCACCGACCCCTCCAAAGCGCATTCCAACCCCGCCAGATAAAACGGTGTACCGCCCAAGCGCCCGAGTTGTTCCTGCAGGACCTCCGGCGTCAGGGGCCGGTCCCGCGCCGGCTCCAACCGCAGGGCCGACCGCACCGTCACCGACCGTCCCTGCTCATCCGTCACGCAAAGTTCCATGGGTGCGCCCGCCTGACCGCGCACACGCATGATCACGGGACGGCAGTAGCGCGGTTGATCTCCTTCGAAGGAACGTCGCCACGATCGCTCCAGGGCCGGGTCGCTGGTCTTCCACACCTTTTGGCCCGGGCGCACACGCGCCCAGCGGATGGTCCCGTGTCCAAACCGCAGACGCAACCGGGCCACATCGCTACCGTCCCGCCCCACCGGTTCAACCGCATGGACCCGACCGCCCTCCTCTTCCACCTCCGGGTGCCCGGCGTCGAATACCACACCGTCCCCGGGCCGAACCGGTCCCACCGCGGCCAGGATCACCGAACCGTTTTCCACCCGCACCACTTCGCCCAGGTACACACCTCGTTTCTTGCCAAAGCGACCGTGGACCAGTGCCTGATTATCGATGCCGCGCAGCCAACCCGTGTACAACCCGCGCGAGAAAGCCATTTCGAGACCGTACCGGGTCTCCGGGTCCACATTCCAAACCGGCGGCAGTTCCTCCGGTGTCCGCGCCATGGCGGCCAGGCGGTCCAGGGCCTGCCGATACGCCCGCGTCACGTTCGCCACGTACTCGGGGGATTTGAGCCGACCTTCAATCTTCAGCGAAGCCACCCCGGCACGGATCAGCTCCGGCAGGAGCTCCAGACCCATCAAATCCTGCGGGCTCAGCAGGTACTGGCGGTCACCCAGGGGTACCGGCCGGTCGTCGGCCACCAGTCCGTAGGGTAACCGACACGCCTGCGCGCACTCGCCCCGGTTGGCCGAGCGCTGGCCCAGGGATTCGCTGGTCAGGCACTGACCCGAATAGGCCACGCAGAGCGCACCATGCACAAACACCTCCAGCGGCAGCGGCCGCCCGGCCGGATGCCGCGCCTGCGTCTCCTGAATCCGCCGGATTTCAGGGATCGAACATTCCCGCGCCAGCACCACCAACTGGCAGCCCAGTTCCCGGGCCAGATCCACGCCGGCCGCGCTGGTGATCGTCATCTGCGTGGAGGCATGCATGGGGAAGTCCGGCGAGAGCATGCGGACCAGCCGCGCCACCCCCACGTCCTGCACCACGACCGCGTCCACGCCGGCAACCATCATGGCGCGCAACAGTGCCTCTGCTTGCGGAAGTTCCGGCTCAAACACCAGCGTGTTGAAGGTCACATAGCCGCGGACGCCCCGCAGGTGCAGCCACTCCATCAGCGCCGGCAGCTCCTCCACCGTGAAGTTGCGGGCGCGCATCCGCGCATTGAAAAGCTCGAGACCGAAATAGATCGCGTCGGCCCCGTTCTCGACCGCGGCCCGTACACAATCCCAGTCGCCCGCCGGCGCCAACAACTCCGGCAGCCACGCAGGTCGGGCCGGAGGGACCCGGCACTCCGGCACGATCGCGGGCTCGCGTGCTTGTACTGACACAGCCGTTTCCACCGCCGCTCAAGGTGCTCCGGCTTGGTCCCACTGGCAAGGTTCACCCCACGGCGGTGGGCGCTCCGGGCTCACCGGCCGTTTGCCGCAGCGGCGGTTTTTCCTCAGGTCGACCCAATCCCCGCGGTGGCCGACCGCGCACCGGACCCCGGACCAGGCCGCTCCACACACCCGATCCCCAGCAGGCGTGAATCATGAACAAGACCAAGGGCAGCACCAACCCACTGCGGCGGTCCCAACCCCCGGGCCGGGGCGGACGGGTCAGCTTGATCGTGGCCAGACCCAACCAGGCCGCGTAAAGCAGCCCCCACGCAGCCGCCACCGGAACCCAGGTTCCATCCATCAGAGCCGCGCCCCCCAAGCCCACGTTCGCAGCCATCCACAACGGCGGCACGGCATGACGGGGTTGCAAGGAACCCGGTGCCATTGTCAGGAACCGGCCCTTCCAATGCCCGTACCGGAGGTATTGTCGGGCCAACCGGCCCAGCGTAGATCGGACCCGGTACTGTGCGCGCACCCCGGGCAGGAGGATCACCCTGCCGCCGGCCTGCCGCAGCCGGTAGTTGAATTCGTAATCCTCGTGACAGGGAAAGCCTTCATGAAACAGGCCCACCTGCTCGAACGTCTCCCGGCGCGTCACCCAGAACGGGACACTGTCCACGGTCTGCACCGGGTCGGACGTTGAAACGGTTCTGTACCGTGCGTTGCCCACGCCCCATGGGGAGGCGACCGCCCGCGCCACCGCCGCCCCCAGCCAACCTTCCCCCACGCAATCCCATGCCCCTCCCACCATCACCAGACCCGGCTCGCGATCCAATCGGGCCACGCACTCACGCAAATACCCGGGCGGCCATATGCCATGTCCATCCAACCGGGCCAGCAACTCCCCGCGAGCGGCCCTGAGCCCGAGGTTCAAACCCACGGGGATGATTCGCCGCGGGTTCTCCAGCAGTCGCAGTCGTGGATCCTGCCGGGCCAGTCGCGCCAGAATATCCCGCGTCCCGTCCGTGGAGCCGCCGTCCACGACGCACACTTCCAGATCATCTCGCGGCCAATCCTGGCCCAACACCGAGCAGACCGCGGCCTCGATGGAATCGGCCTCGTTCCACACCGGCATGATGACGGAAACCAACCGCCGCATTGCCCGCCTTCTAAACGTGCGCTTCCCTTTTTGCGTCAAGTCCGCCCGGTCCCGTCCCTGGCGCCCCCACCGCAAATCAATGCTTCGGATTGCAACAAGCCCCTGGTACGGCCCTGCCCGGCGCCCGGCCTCCCGTGCTCACCGTCCCGCCTGGCAACCGCAGGGCAGCAGCGGCGCAAGGCTTGTGGCGATCCCCACCAAGGACCGGTTCAGCCCCGCCACCCGGCCGACCCCATCCTGCCCTGACCCGCCACGGCTCTCCCCCGCCGGAGCCGGTGCAGCTGTCAGCCTGCCCGGGCGGGTCCCGCCTTCTCCAGCCGCGCAATGAACCGCCCCAGCCGCTTCATCGCCTCTTTCAACTGTTCCATCCCGGTGGCATACGCACACCGGAGGAAGCCCTCCCCGCAATCGCCAAAGGCCGTACCCGGCACGGCCGCCACTTTCTCCTCCTGCAACAACCGGAGGGCAAACTCCTTCGAGGTCAGTCCGAAACGCCGGATCTCCGGAAACGCGTAAAACGCGCCCCGCGGTTGGGAACAGGGCAAACCCAGATCCCTCAACGCCGACGCCACAAAATTGCGCCGGCGCCGGTACTCGTCCACCATTTCGCGCACGTCCTGTTCCGGTCGTGTCAGTGCCTCCAGGGCCGCCTTTTGACTCAGCGACGACGCACAAAGCATGGTGTACTGGTGAATCTTCATCATCGCCTCGGTGAGTTCCGGCGGCGCACAGGCATAACCGAGCCGGAACCCCGTCATGGCCCAGGCCTTGGAGAAGCCGTGCAGGAAGATGGTGCGCTCGCGCATCCCCGGCAAACTGACCAGGCTGACATGCGGCGCGTCATAGGTCAGCTCGGCGTAGATCTCGTCCGTGATTACCAACAGGTCGTGTTTTCGGACGAAATCGGCGATGTCTTCCAGGTCCCGCCGGTCCATCACCGCACCGGTGGGGTTGTTGGGAAAATTCAGCAAAAGCACCTTGGTCCGGGGCGTGACCCTTGCCTCGAGCATGGCCCGGGTCAACCGGAAACCGTCTTCGGGCCGGGTTTCCACCGCCACCGGCACGCCGTGCGCAAACAGGACCAGCGCACGATACGACACGTAACAGGGCTCGTGATACAGGACCTCGTCCCCCGGGTTGATCAGGGCCCGCAAGGCCAGGTCCAACGCCTCACTCACACCCACGGTCACCAGGATTTCCGTCTCCGGGTTGTACTCCGCACCGAACTGCTGCGCCACGTACCGCGACAACGCCCGTCGCAGCTCCAGATACCCGAGATTGCTCGTGTAATGGGTGGCGCCCCGTTCCAGCGCAAACACCGTGTACTCGCGCACGTGCCACGGCGTGTCAAAATCCGGTTCCCCGATGCTGAGACTGATCACGTCCCGCATCGTGCTGACAATGTCGAAGAAATCACGGATGCCCGACCGCGGAATGTCCCGCACCTGCCGGGCCAGCCGGTCACGGAGAGACAGCGAGCCGTTCATCGGGAGACTCCGGATGCATCAGAACACCCAGCCGCTTGTACGTCTTGAGCATGAAGTGAGTGGCCGTGGACAACACCCCTTCCAGCGGTGCCAGTTTCTCGCTCACGAACGCCGCCACCTCGCGCAGGTTGCGACCCTCCACGAACAACAGCAGATCGTACGCGCCGCTCATCAGGTACGCCGACCGCACTTCCGGAAACCGGCTGATCCGCTCGGCGATACGATCGAACCCACCCTCGCGCTGCGGCGTGACCTTCACCTCGATCACCGCCGTCACCTTGTCCAGATCCAGCCGGTCCTCATTCAGAATCGCCTGATACCCGCGAATGATCCCCGCCTTTTCGTATTCCCGGATGCGCGCCTCCACCTCCTCCACCGAGAGGTTCAGCATGCGGGCGATCGTCTCGCGCGATTCCAGCGCGTTGCTGGCCAGGATTTTCAACAGCTCGTCCA
Coding sequences within it:
- a CDS encoding nitroreductase family protein — translated: MKAKARSSTVCAVLLLVQSPAYLAVRAQEPAVVPLPKPQMQGGKPVLDALRERRSSRSFRPDKLPPELLGTLLWAAFGVNRPADGHRTAPSAMNRQEIDVYVCTADGVYLYDAPGHALRVIRREDMRAATGRQDFVRVAPLNLVLVADYGRMTRVPDDKKPVWSAVSAGAIVQNVYLLCASEGLATVVRGTFDEAELARALQLRPEQKVVVAQTVGWPAATSETAPAMPRQ
- a CDS encoding phosphoribosyltransferase is translated as MRFASRAEAGRLLARHLAGAGVSADVVASLPRGGVVVAAPVARLLDAPLTAWAVRKIGHPLNPEFAVGALAEPDVLWLDERWVRHDPDLHRELRRIVAKEQETMVALAGFLHPQGLPPLRHRRVLLVDDGLATGATACAAALAVRKQDAEAVVVAAPVASPEAVERLRQVADDVHVLWCDPDFAAVGHYYESFEPPDAEELRRLLQPDDKG
- the mutM gene encoding bifunctional DNA-formamidopyrimidine glycosylase/DNA-(apurinic or apyrimidinic site) lyase, producing the protein MPELPEVEVLVRHLRARVEGRRICEARVLRPALLESATVEEALARWVGRRIEAVRRRGKYIWLGLAVAGCDWVEGFWLHLGMTGRLWLQPQEAPLPLHTRAFWDLEDGRLVFSDPRALGRCGFGSEALQRLGPEPLDRSFTAVRLHRQLGRSRQSLKVRLMDQTVVAGLGNIYVCESLWEAGLSPFRSAETLGRAECVRLAAAIRRVLRRAIRFGSGLELDWAGTGRDRLFYFGRASGGEGRRPERFAVYEREGRPCRRCGASVRRVRQAGRSTYYCPVCQV
- a CDS encoding XdhC family protein; amino-acid sequence: MTRRIYEEMARLSAAGQPFALGLIARVKGSSPQRTGAKALFLPDGGIVGTLGGGCLEAEVQARALRALRSGKPDTFDLLLDHDFGWDDGLICGGRVYGLILPGAHQHGDLWTLLARVTEPVRWGVRDDFTIARVEDTGGAWLYQETVHPPLALWIAGSGHVAQAVAPLALQLDFHVTVFDDRPGLANHRLFPEATCLRVGPWHELLQESFPRVPTFGLIVTRGHQHDALVLSEWIHRPFAFLGMIGSRRKARLIREQFLRQKLATPEQLDRLVCPVGLPIHAIGVNEIAVSVLAQFIQRRAELLGLARKSDSAETATEPDTSPAGAGGGSAAASPASTPAQT
- a CDS encoding MlaD family protein; the encoded protein is MKDSLETRLGMFVAVALVAGVLVMEMAGGWERFRQGPRVHALFRNVLELKVGDRVKMAGVDIGRVEDIRLEGDRVRVTMKLRPDHPVNTECVATIKFTGLMGQNYVSLDFGRPEAPRAVNDTVLKSAEQPDFAALMARLDSVASGVENLTRSFTGDKIDNLLGPLTDFVRQNSGALSQTLTNLRDVTTQIRSGEGTIGRLIYSDALHAAALNTVSNLDHTLDSVQQAVADARGLLADARAGQGTLGRLLTDPALYQESTNAVTQLREILQKINRGEGSVGKLVNDDALYKNARLTLQKLDKATEALEDQGPLSVMSLLVNTLF
- a CDS encoding ABC transporter ATP-binding protein, encoding MNTTSHAQSDGVAVEVRDLRKRFGTEEVLRGIGFSVAPGEVFVLMGPSGSGKSVLLRHIIGLEEPDAGEIRIQGEPVRGPGVLDRYRVAMVFQSGALLNSLTVAENVGLYLSEHRLRPPEEIRRIVAEKLALVGLSGTEDKLPGQLSGGMRKRVAIARALVMEPQLILYDEPTSELDPLSARVIAEEILSLRDRIGVTSIVVTHDRDLAFAVGDRIGFLNEGRLVAVDRPDRLAHHPDPVLQRFLQAATLQASQEVRT